A segment of the Calonectris borealis chromosome 10, bCalBor7.hap1.2, whole genome shotgun sequence genome:
GTTCATCGTGCAGACGTACTTCGATCACAGATGGAAAGCCATCAGCCTGCGGAGCTGGCTGGGTGAGGCACCGGCAGGGCTCCAGCCGGGTCCGGAGGGAGGGTGCGGGCAGCCCCATTGCGAGCCAGACCCCAGAGCTGCGTACAGTTGCCATGAACATTTGTACTTGCAGTCCCTGGCCAAGGCTATAGCCACCAGCTCTGATCatcggggcagggaggggacagcacGGTGGGAAGCTGCACCGGGGCGGGTGGCTTCAGGGGTGCTCACAGCCGCAGGGAGCAAGTTTAGGAGAGCCGGTGCCTGAACGGCTGCTCCTGGCTTGGGGAAGAGCCAGCAGCTTTCCAGCGTCTCCAACCCTGCTGTTTGGTACCCACAGGTATGACCGACAAGCCCAGAAGTGAGTACCGCTCTCGACTTCATCTCCATCACGCAACACTGCTCCGGGGCCGAGGGCGATGGCGGAAGCACAATAGCTGCCCTCGAGAGCTCCTTTCCCAAGGCAAAATCCCACCCTCCCAAATGCAGGGAAATTTTGTGGTTGCACACAGCAGCAATGTCTTTGGCGGGCTCTGCAAGCACTCGAACCTTCAGATGAGACCTCTGCCCCAGCAGAAACAGCCCCGGGCCGCAGGCTATAGCAGGAAGCAGGTCACGGGCCCCATCCGGGCAGCGTGGCACAGGTCCCTACCCTGGCCGAGAATGGGGAAGCTCCGGGCAGAAAAGCTGCAAGGGGCTGGCCTTGAACAAGCGCCAGCTCCGAACACTCTCCGGCACACACCCCACGGCACCAGCTGCGCCATCCTGCTGCTCACACCCGGAGCGGCACCCGGGCCAGCTCATCCCGTCCCACCCCAAGCCTTGGCACCGTAAACCTCAAACAAGAAGCTGGTCCCGGTCCCAGGACAAGACTCCTTTGTGCAAGAAGCTGGTCCAGGTGTTGCCCCCTTAGTGAGCCGCTGTGCCTCAGTgccagccctgctcagccccgCGGGGACACGGCCGGCGTCCCCCGCCAGGGCCATGGCTTGCAGCTCCACTCCTCCCTCGCAGGTGAGCAGCTGCCCCGGCACAAGTGTGGGAACCAGAAGAGCTGCCCCCACAACCATTTCGCCTTCAAGATCATCAGTGGCGCCGCAAACGTGGTGGGACCCTCCATCTGCTTCGATGACACGATGTAAGCAGCACATGGCGGGGGATGGGGCAGCAGCGGCTGGCCTGGGCTGGAATAGGCCTCTGCCGAGCACATCGATGGCCATCACAGGGCATTTGTGGttaaaaaaatttggaaatagTTTTCTTTGCTACAGCTTCTGGGGGGCATTTTGCTGTCTGCAGCCACACGTTGCTCCATCACGCTATTTCACTGGCACCAGCCTCTCCAGGGCATCCCTGCACTGACTGGTGCTCTCCGCTTTCCTTTCCAGCCTCATGAGCAGCGTGAAAAACAACATTGGCAGAGGCCTGAACATCGCAGTGGTGAACGGTGAGTTGGGTGGGCATTAACCGCCTCCCCATGGCCGGGGGCCCTTCCTCCCCTGGGAGGACACAGGCCACTGGGGACCTCGTCCCAGGCACCGCAGCTGACCCAAAAGCGCATCAGTCCGGCGTTGCACGGGGTGCGCAGCCACAATTATGGTTGCAAGCACTGCCAGGGAGATGGGAACAAACCCACCTGGGTCATGCACGATGGCTCCATGAACTCCACCACAACACATTCGCCATCCTAGCACATATGGCACACTGAGGGAAGAGCAAAGCATTTTGCAGCAGCAGGAACCCCAAGCTGGTGCCAGGCAAAGCCTAGAGCCACCCCAGTGCAAACTCACTGTGCTTTGTGTTGAATTTTAACCTTCCAGGAACCAGCGGGCAGCTCCTGAAGACAGACACATTCGACATGTATTCCGGAGGTAAGCGCGGTCGCTTTGCTGCCTGATGATTCCCAACCAGGGCTCACACCGGCGCTGCTGGCTATTTAGGCTGCTCCTCTGTCATGTATTTAACGATAAAGTCTAGTGGACTTTGACCAGGATTGCCAGCTCGGGCAGTAAAAGCTCGGCTTTCCCCGAGGCCATTGAGCCTGGAGTCCTTGCAATGCATCTGCATCCAGATTGGCTTCTCACTTCTTTTACATGCACGTAATATTCTGAAAAACATAACTCCACTAAACTGAATAAACCAGGGCGCTCAAGACCTGAGAAAGGCTACTTTCTGAGATCAGGTAGTTCACTAATCCTGAGATTTTGCAGCTTTCAACTCTGTTTTTGAATGCTGGCAgtggctgagcagcagcttgTTCCCCAGCCTTCCGCAGGAGGATAAATGGGGAGCTCAGGGCATGGGGAGCGGAGCCTGGTGGCAGCAAAGACCACGTCCCTGCGCCTGCCGGCTTCAAACAATCTTCCTAGGAGCAAGAAGACGCCCTGAGCCGGGACAGCACCCACTCACTGACTCAAGTCATTGCCCAGCTGGCACCGACTTGCAGGATGCTGTAAAGCTGTTACCAAACTCCCAGAGTTTTGGCAGGAGTCCTCAAAATCACATGCTAAAACCACCCCTATAGTGCTTTTGATTTACCCTTTGCTGTTTGAGCCTTCCCCAGGGATCAATCACCCTcttctgctttttggttttgcaacCTATTCTTGGTAACTCTGGAGTTTTAAGGAGAAACACCAATATTATGAGATTTCCATCTACGTTTGTGAGCGAGACACGCAGCGGGAGAGGCACCGGGAAGGAGAGAGCAGTCGGCTCCTGTGCCGCTAGATGGGGCGTTGGACTCCAGCATCCCACGGATGCGGAATGAGGAATTATTCCTGCAACACAGCCGAAGGCAGGATtgcagggcaggcagctctgTGACTGAGCAGGCTCATTTCTGGTGCTGGGTTAAGTAAATTCACGTAACCAGATTTCACAGTTAAGTGAGCAAATTTTAGATGCAAATTCTCCCCTGCAGTTGTCACACCAGCAGGAGGAAAGCACCGGCCCCAGGCACTGCGGGAGAGCCCAGGTGGGAACACAAGCTGGGGAATGCAGCATCTGGGAGCCTGGCCTCCCCCAGGCCCATGACCCCCAATCCCGGCTAGCACCACCACAGCCAGGCTTCTTCCCACCGACCCAGAGGAGGCTCCCCCAGCTGCCACGCAGCTGCtaaatccctttttctttccctaatgCTCTTCTCTTCCAGACATTAACAAACTGGATACCTTCCTCCAAGAGCTCAAGCACGGCACCATCGTGCTGACGGCCAGCTACGATGACGCTGCCACACAGTGAGTTTGGCCCTGGGAGTGATACCTGGCTCCCCAAAAACCAGCAactggggggagctggaggtgctgCTGCCAAGCAGCAGGAGGGGACACTAACACCTTCTTACCCTCTTTCAGAATGAACGACAAAGTACGGGCACATTTTGTGGAGCTGGGCAGCAGCCACGTGAGCAAGCTGGGCTTCCGGGACAATTGGGTCTTCCTGGGAGCGAAAGGGTTGAGGAACAAGAGCCCCTTTGAAGAGGTACGTGGCCCTCCCCTGTCACCAGCTCTGGAGGCTCCCATCCTTTTCACAGCACCTCCCGAGCTACATCTCACCTACTTGTCTGCAGAAGGCACGGGCCAGTAGTGTTATCGCCCACGTCGAGCCAAGCTGCAAGATTTGCCACGTTGCAAATTTGCAATATGCCACCAACCTCCTCagtcattttttctctctctttttattttcctgcagcaCATCAGAAATGATAGGGAGACAAATAAATATGACGGCTGGCCTGAGCTGCTGGAAATGGAGGGCTGTGCTCCCAGGAAGATAGATTAGCATCAAGCCCCAGCCTGCCACTGCCAGGACACCAGACCAGTCTCGCCCAGACACCAGCCCCATCACGGGGACCTCAGCCCCATCATGGGGACCCCAGCTCCTCCACCACCCGGTCACACAGCCCAGCAGTGCTCCCGCTCCCAGGGACCGGCCGTTTTGCAGCAGGGGCTGCGCAGGGCTTGGAGAAGAGCTGTACAAGTGCCTGCAGTGCCTGAGCGAACGCCTGGCCAGGTCTCAGCCGAGCTGTCCTCGTCTATGGGTCAATTTggggtattttatttttctgtctttaaaccAAAAACTTTGTAGAAGGTTTTTCAGATTTCTTAAATAAGATTATAATTATAAAATCTTATTACAATAATTATAACACACTACTTTCTCACTTCATTTTCAAGCATAATCCAGGCTTTTCCCTGCAGG
Coding sequences within it:
- the FAM3D gene encoding protein FAM3D yields the protein MRVTGMIRHVALLITLLGTWFIVQTYFDHRWKAISLRSWLGMTDKPRSEQLPRHKCGNQKSCPHNHFAFKIISGAANVVGPSICFDDTILMSSVKNNIGRGLNIAVVNGTSGQLLKTDTFDMYSGDINKLDTFLQELKHGTIVLTASYDDAATQMNDKVRAHFVELGSSHVSKLGFRDNWVFLGAKGLRNKSPFEEHIRNDRETNKYDGWPELLEMEGCAPRKID